In Pseudanabaena sp. FACHB-2040, the sequence TTGGGGGATGTTCTTTCTGATGCTGCACTCTATCTGCCGTTCTGCCTGATTCCGGGGGTTGCTGCCCCGTGGGTCGTGGGGGTTGTCATGCTGGCCATGCTGAGCGAAATGACTGGGGTATTGGGCCTTGCGATCGCACAGAAGCGCGGTTACGAAGGCCCAATGGGCAAGAGCGATCGCGCCTTCGTTTTTGGGGCTGTAGGGCTAGCGCTGGGGCTGGGCCTAGCACCGGGCACTTGGCTAACGGCTACCTGGGCCGTAGTTATCTGCTTGCATCTCTGGACTGTCGTCAACCGCGTTCAAGGGACTCTTCAGGAGGTAGCCCCGTGCAGCTAACCCTGCCTCTGCCGGTGATATGGACCCTGGCTGGCGTTTATGGTCTGCTGGCAGTGGCTACGGCGGTCATCTTTGGCCTGGCCTACTGTAATTCTGAAAAAGACTACAGCGAGTTGAAAGACCGCATCTGGTCGTGGTGGCTCATGGTGACGGTGTTTAGCCTGGCACTACTGCCCAATCGCACTGTTTCTATTCTCTTTTTTGCCTTTCTGAGCTATCTGGCGCTGAAGGAATATCTCTCCC encodes:
- a CDS encoding CDP-alcohol phosphatidyltransferase family protein, which gives rise to MHTLYQCKPAFQNRLRPLVDQLAIWRVSPNHVTVLALGLSGVMGLVITACPQSPGVLLGLPVVLLGRMGLNAMDGMLAREQGQTTPLGFLLNELGDVLSDAALYLPFCLIPGVAAPWVVGVVMLAMLSEMTGVLGLAIAQKRGYEGPMGKSDRAFVFGAVGLALGLGLAPGTWLTATWAVVICLHLWTVVNRVQGTLQEVAPCS